A single genomic interval of Stieleria maiorica harbors:
- a CDS encoding alcohol dehydrogenase catalytic domain-containing protein, producing the protein MRAVCFQSVRQVAVQEIADATLEAATDAVVQVEVAGLCGSDLHPYFGRESGLDPGTVMGHEFVGRVVEVGDQVRSVAIGDRVCSPFTTNCGTCFYCRRGLSSRCPSGQLFGWRQKGVGLHGGQSERVRVPLADGTLMKIPDGIDPVAALLLGDNLSTGYFGASLAVDPSSIGEDAFAVVGCGTVGLLAIASARRMGARNIYAIDPNTARLQIAERLGAAVFNAPEDALSAVRSATDGRGADGVMEFVGLPEAQALAYRLIRPGGRMSVIGCHCTPNFAFSPADAYDKNLTYRTGRCPARSYMDVLPETLATEPMDFSWCVTHRFGVDDAEEAYQTFAGGKDGCVKAVLDFT; encoded by the coding sequence ATGCGTGCCGTTTGTTTTCAGAGCGTCCGGCAGGTTGCCGTCCAAGAGATCGCCGATGCGACGCTGGAGGCCGCCACCGATGCGGTGGTCCAAGTCGAAGTTGCCGGTTTGTGCGGCAGCGACCTGCATCCTTATTTCGGCCGCGAATCCGGTTTGGACCCCGGCACGGTGATGGGGCATGAGTTTGTCGGCCGCGTGGTGGAGGTCGGCGATCAAGTCCGCAGCGTGGCAATCGGTGATCGTGTTTGCAGCCCGTTTACGACGAATTGCGGGACGTGTTTTTACTGTCGACGCGGATTGTCGTCGCGGTGCCCCAGCGGGCAACTGTTCGGTTGGCGTCAAAAGGGCGTCGGTCTGCACGGCGGGCAATCCGAACGGGTCCGCGTGCCGCTTGCCGATGGCACGTTGATGAAGATCCCCGATGGGATTGACCCCGTCGCGGCGCTGTTGCTGGGCGACAATCTGAGCACCGGTTATTTCGGCGCTTCGCTGGCCGTCGACCCGTCGTCGATCGGCGAAGATGCGTTTGCCGTGGTCGGTTGCGGGACGGTCGGATTGCTGGCGATCGCATCGGCGCGTCGGATGGGGGCGCGGAACATCTATGCGATCGATCCCAATACGGCGCGATTGCAGATTGCCGAGCGGCTCGGTGCGGCCGTCTTCAACGCCCCCGAGGACGCGTTGTCGGCGGTCCGATCCGCGACCGACGGCCGCGGAGCCGACGGGGTGATGGAGTTTGTCGGACTGCCCGAGGCGCAGGCGTTGGCGTATCGGTTGATCCGCCCCGGTGGTCGCATGTCCGTAATCGGATGTCATTGCACCCCAAACTTTGCCTTCAGTCCGGCCGACGCGTACGACAAGAACTTGACCTACCGCACCGGCCGCTGCCCGGCGCGAAGTTACATGGATGTCTTGCCGGAAACGCTGGCCACCGAACCGATGGATTTTTCGTGGTGTGTCACGCATCGGTTCGGCGTCGACGATGCCGAAGAAGCCTATCAGACGTTCGCTGGCGGAAAAGACGGGTGCGTCAAAGCGGTGCTGGACTTCACATGA
- the phnD gene encoding phosphate/phosphite/phosphonate ABC transporter substrate-binding protein gives MSGRSGGQQTFSDGLRFLAMGAALTLAVAPIFFFGCGRQLPIAPAPQSLHIGVLPDESQSMLEKRYLPLVAYLERSTGVACQLVLHDSYEQLQTAFENGDLDLAWLGGYTFVKLDRSHQAFPLVSRDRDMRFTSYYLTRADETATQWQEFRGKRFAFGSRLSTSGHLMPRFFMLEAGIQPESFFSAVIYTGAHDATAKVVRDGVVDLGVANGPIIESMFASGRIRKNEIRILQETPPYVDYVWACQSSLPAPLRTQLRDAFLNLSEADPQHAEILDSLLAEYFIPVHRDDFDALQTIVDRIDAEGTH, from the coding sequence TTGAGCGGACGATCTGGCGGACAGCAAACCTTCTCTGACGGCCTACGGTTTCTCGCCATGGGAGCGGCTCTCACCCTGGCCGTCGCGCCCATTTTCTTCTTCGGGTGTGGGCGACAATTGCCCATCGCCCCAGCTCCGCAATCGCTGCACATCGGGGTGTTGCCGGATGAATCACAGAGCATGCTGGAGAAGCGTTACCTGCCGTTGGTCGCCTACCTGGAACGCAGCACCGGAGTCGCCTGCCAATTGGTGCTGCACGATTCATATGAACAATTGCAGACCGCGTTTGAAAACGGAGACCTCGATCTCGCCTGGTTGGGCGGATACACGTTTGTGAAACTGGACCGATCGCATCAGGCATTCCCCTTGGTGTCACGCGATCGCGACATGCGTTTCACCAGCTACTACTTGACCCGGGCCGACGAGACGGCCACGCAGTGGCAGGAGTTTCGCGGCAAGCGATTTGCGTTCGGCTCGCGTCTTTCCACGTCCGGTCATTTGATGCCGCGGTTCTTCATGCTCGAAGCGGGCATCCAGCCCGAATCGTTTTTTTCGGCGGTGATCTACACCGGTGCCCATGATGCGACCGCAAAGGTCGTCCGCGACGGTGTGGTCGATCTGGGTGTCGCCAACGGCCCGATCATCGAATCGATGTTTGCATCGGGGCGCATTCGCAAAAACGAAATCCGCATCCTGCAGGAAACGCCGCCTTATGTGGATTACGTCTGGGCGTGCCAATCCAGCCTTCCGGCGCCGCTCCGCACACAGCTCCGCGACGCGTTTTTAAATTTGTCCGAGGCTGACCCCCAGCACGCCGAAATCCTCGATTCCCTGCTGGCCGAATACTTCATCCCGGTCCACCGGGATGATTTTGACGCACTGCAGACGATCGTCGACCGAATCGATGCGGAAGGAACGCACTGA
- a CDS encoding DUF2314 domain-containing protein, translating to MNRSSPVIYHLGDDPEMLRASARARETFRHFFHCVSEDFNRIVPACELACVKTAFCDDFADPDSDLEHMWIEQVDFDGVNLTGVLINSPNKLRSAQAGDDVEFPLSRLDDWLCVIDDVVYGGFTIQVIRSRMDVDERQRHDQAWELSFPEPETVNVPSTCDAFEEMIASALADQIATAPSTVDEVFDGGRTLLHMASLFGREKSVHVLLQNKADVDAICDRGWTAYDYAQSLGWTDVMKLLGRAGN from the coding sequence ATGAATCGTTCCAGTCCGGTCATCTATCACCTCGGCGACGATCCGGAAATGCTGCGTGCGTCGGCGCGGGCTCGCGAAACATTTCGGCACTTTTTTCACTGTGTCAGCGAGGATTTCAATCGGATCGTTCCGGCTTGCGAGCTGGCCTGTGTCAAGACAGCGTTTTGCGACGATTTCGCGGACCCGGACAGTGACTTGGAACACATGTGGATCGAGCAGGTCGATTTTGATGGGGTGAACCTGACCGGGGTTCTGATCAATTCGCCCAACAAGCTGCGTTCGGCCCAAGCTGGTGACGACGTAGAATTTCCACTCAGCCGGCTGGACGATTGGTTGTGCGTGATCGACGATGTCGTTTACGGCGGGTTCACCATCCAGGTCATCCGTTCGCGGATGGACGTCGATGAGCGACAGCGGCACGATCAGGCGTGGGAGTTGAGTTTTCCTGAACCCGAGACGGTCAACGTCCCCTCGACCTGCGATGCGTTCGAGGAGATGATCGCAAGCGCGTTGGCCGATCAGATCGCAACTGCGCCGTCGACCGTCGACGAAGTGTTTGACGGCGGTCGCACGCTGCTGCACATGGCGTCGTTGTTCGGACGAGAAAAATCGGTCCACGTGCTGTTGCAAAACAAGGCCGACGTCGATGCCATCTGTGACCGGGGCTGGACGGCCTATGATTATGCCCAGTCGCTCGGTTGGACCGATGTGATGAAATTGCTGGGACGGGCGGGGAATTGA
- a CDS encoding Rho-binding antiterminator encodes MDEPYTPISCGFYDQLEILAMRKSPTTIRYRDAEDHEQQITAVVADVYSEDKQEWLKLDDGTIIRLDRLISADRKALSDECES; translated from the coding sequence ATGGACGAACCCTACACCCCGATCAGCTGCGGCTTTTACGACCAGCTCGAAATCCTGGCGATGCGAAAATCGCCGACAACGATCCGCTATCGAGATGCCGAAGATCACGAACAACAGATCACGGCGGTGGTCGCCGATGTCTATTCCGAAGACAAACAAGAATGGTTGAAGCTAGATGACGGGACGATCATTCGTCTGGATCGCCTGATCAGCGCCGACAGAAAGGCCTTGTCGGATGAATGCGAGTCCTAG
- a CDS encoding Gfo/Idh/MocA family protein: MNDQPNTKSSPVALTRRGAIASTLAAGVVPAAVSSRAYAAGSERIKIGLIGCGGRGTGAAAHSLSTGRDAVLWAMADAFPDRLRISHSSLMRGKAGKSKIEQGSGFGNAIDVPPERQYVGLDAYRKVIDSEVDLVILTGPPGYRPLHFEAAVNAGKHVFMEKPLASDAHGVRRILASGEKARQANLKVGVGLQRHHQDTYLEAMKRIHGGEIGRIVSMRCFWNTGFPAKTAMPREDMTELQYQVRNWYFFDWLSGDHICEQHIHNLDVCNWAFGDHPVLAEGMGGRQVRTDKKYGNIFDHHAVNFEYADGTILHSYCRQIPGCSKLVAEQIIGTQGVAELSTTRCVLSSGDKTIWESPRRRGKEYQSPYQVEWNALMQAVVEDTPHHEVDYSASSTMTAILGRLATYSGKTVAWDEAMAGEKVLTTDAESWDAPAPIRPLDDGSYAIAQPGQTKVL; encoded by the coding sequence ATGAATGATCAACCGAACACAAAGTCTTCACCAGTCGCCTTGACCCGGCGCGGGGCGATCGCATCGACGCTGGCAGCCGGTGTCGTGCCTGCGGCGGTTTCTTCAAGGGCCTATGCGGCCGGATCGGAACGCATCAAGATCGGTTTGATCGGATGCGGCGGACGCGGGACCGGCGCGGCCGCGCATTCGCTGTCAACCGGCCGTGATGCCGTGCTATGGGCCATGGCCGACGCGTTCCCGGATCGCTTGCGGATCAGCCACAGTTCGCTGATGCGCGGTAAGGCCGGTAAGTCGAAGATCGAACAGGGCAGCGGGTTTGGCAATGCCATTGATGTCCCTCCGGAGCGTCAATACGTCGGATTGGATGCGTATCGAAAAGTCATCGATTCCGAGGTCGATTTGGTGATCCTGACGGGGCCTCCCGGTTACCGTCCGCTGCATTTCGAAGCGGCTGTCAACGCGGGCAAACACGTGTTCATGGAAAAACCGCTGGCCAGCGACGCCCACGGCGTCCGTCGCATCTTGGCGTCGGGTGAAAAGGCCCGGCAGGCAAATCTAAAGGTCGGCGTCGGGCTGCAGCGGCACCATCAAGACACCTACCTGGAGGCGATGAAGCGGATTCATGGCGGCGAAATCGGACGCATCGTGTCGATGCGTTGCTTTTGGAACACCGGGTTTCCCGCCAAGACCGCGATGCCTCGTGAGGATATGACGGAACTTCAGTACCAGGTCCGCAACTGGTATTTTTTTGACTGGTTAAGCGGTGACCATATCTGTGAGCAGCACATCCACAACCTGGATGTCTGCAATTGGGCGTTCGGTGATCATCCCGTTCTTGCCGAGGGGATGGGAGGGCGGCAAGTGCGAACCGACAAAAAGTACGGAAACATCTTTGATCATCACGCGGTCAACTTCGAATACGCCGATGGCACGATTCTGCACAGTTACTGCCGCCAAATCCCCGGCTGCAGCAAATTGGTGGCCGAGCAGATTATCGGCACTCAAGGCGTTGCGGAGTTGAGCACGACGCGCTGTGTGCTCAGCAGCGGTGATAAAACGATTTGGGAATCTCCGCGCAGGAGAGGCAAGGAGTACCAAAGTCCGTATCAAGTCGAATGGAATGCGTTGATGCAAGCGGTTGTCGAGGACACACCGCATCACGAAGTCGACTACAGCGCCAGCAGCACGATGACAGCGATCCTGGGCCGGTTGGCGACCTACTCCGGCAAAACGGTCGCATGGGACGAAGCGATGGCCGGGGAAAAAGTATTGACCACCGACGCGGAGTCCTGGGACGCCCCCGCGCCGATCCGTCCGTTGGATGACGGTTCGTATGCGATTGCCCAACCCGGCCAAACGAAGGTGCTGTGA
- a CDS encoding hybrid sensor histidine kinase/response regulator: MNDTAAARLNLLVVDDEPSQLLTLRDIFEHEGFQVTTCKSFDEALVQCNDHGFAAAILDLQLHGHDGIDLFRQLQQLQPAMRVIIHTGYGSFHSAKDAVNLGAFAYVEKTLEPAELILWVHRAVKDLLSEALSHSEQQFRDLLDDVKAIVWESELPSHRFTFVSQQAESILGFPVRRWIEEPMFLDQRIVDEDRARYGEFRTACAAGNGDRDLELRVTAADGAIVWLHLVAHLVTDSDGNPRMLRGAMFDVTHQKVSEQQLRDMEIQLEHVSRLSTLGEMVAGIAHEINQPLAAIANFAVAAKVAIANDGCEHTVPIESWLENICDQTESCGQIIRGLRSFVKRGHSDYQWIDLNQIVHDSVNLIECNLHNHFADLTCNLCDSPQMVFGNAVQLRQVIVNLLQNACDATRDRENPTVSINVTLGDEYARVAVRDNGSGISDQQQAKIFDAFYTTKEEGIGMGLAISKSIVEAHGGKLSFDSSSDGSTFYVTLPLSNDRPRVDVAKEQASP, translated from the coding sequence GTGAATGACACGGCTGCCGCACGATTGAATTTGCTGGTCGTCGATGACGAACCCAGCCAGCTGCTGACGCTCCGCGATATCTTCGAACACGAAGGGTTCCAGGTGACGACCTGTAAATCCTTTGACGAAGCCCTCGTGCAATGCAACGATCATGGGTTCGCCGCCGCCATTCTGGATTTGCAACTGCACGGACACGACGGCATCGACCTGTTTCGACAACTGCAGCAATTGCAACCGGCGATGCGGGTGATCATCCACACCGGCTATGGTTCATTCCACTCGGCCAAAGACGCGGTCAACCTGGGCGCGTTCGCGTACGTCGAAAAGACACTCGAACCGGCCGAACTGATCCTCTGGGTCCATCGCGCCGTCAAAGATCTGCTTTCCGAAGCACTGTCCCACAGCGAACAACAATTCCGCGATCTGTTGGATGATGTCAAAGCGATCGTGTGGGAATCGGAGTTGCCGTCACATCGGTTCACGTTCGTCAGCCAGCAGGCCGAGTCGATTCTGGGCTTCCCGGTCCGCCGGTGGATCGAGGAACCGATGTTTTTGGACCAGCGAATTGTCGACGAAGATCGGGCGCGATACGGCGAGTTTCGCACCGCCTGCGCCGCCGGCAACGGAGATCGTGATCTGGAATTGCGCGTCACCGCCGCCGACGGTGCGATCGTTTGGCTGCATCTGGTCGCGCACCTGGTGACCGATTCCGATGGCAATCCGCGGATGCTGCGTGGAGCGATGTTCGATGTCACGCACCAAAAGGTCTCCGAACAGCAACTTCGCGACATGGAGATCCAGCTCGAACACGTCTCGCGGCTCTCCACCCTGGGCGAAATGGTGGCCGGGATCGCCCACGAGATCAACCAGCCCCTGGCCGCGATCGCCAACTTCGCCGTCGCCGCCAAAGTCGCGATCGCCAATGACGGCTGCGAGCACACCGTGCCGATCGAATCGTGGCTGGAAAACATCTGTGACCAAACCGAAAGCTGCGGCCAGATCATTCGCGGGCTGCGCAGCTTTGTGAAACGGGGACACAGTGATTATCAATGGATCGACCTGAATCAAATCGTTCACGACTCGGTCAACCTGATCGAATGCAACCTGCATAACCACTTCGCCGACCTGACCTGCAACCTTTGCGATTCGCCGCAGATGGTCTTCGGCAACGCGGTCCAGCTTCGTCAGGTCATCGTGAACCTGTTGCAAAATGCCTGCGACGCGACACGTGATCGTGAAAACCCGACCGTATCGATCAATGTCACCCTCGGCGACGAATACGCGCGAGTGGCGGTTCGCGATAACGGTTCGGGAATCAGCGACCAGCAACAAGCAAAAATCTTTGACGCCTTCTACACCACCAAGGAGGAAGGCATCGGGATGGGGTTGGCAATCAGCAAATCGATCGTGGAAGCCCATGGCGGAAAACTTTCGTTCGATTCGTCATCCGACGGCTCCACGTTTTACGTCACGTTGCCACTCTCCAATGACCGCCCGCGAGTGGATGTCGCCAAGGAGCAAGCCTCGCCATGA
- a CDS encoding PEP-CTERM sorting domain-containing protein gives MTNRNLLGRLCGIIALLLLFRTPACADPVLFLVDGNTSSLWSVNPTNGSATQVGNLGVTASLMGLAYDTVNDQLYMTSTSDINSQLYRVDMTTGQANLVGDTGFQAITGLTFDPASQVLYGGSGASDSLFTLDRVTGAATTVGSFGVDMRGHGMGYDPQTQRILMTDGFQDRLFAVDKTTGAATEIGATGLDSVAALAFHTGENRLYGINTNDDTLVRLNTSTGAGEVVGSLGFDAFNVGLAFRPSAVPEPSSGMLLLTLGVVAVSRTRRRSRPIGDASIRAGDSANLN, from the coding sequence ATGACAAATCGGAATCTTTTGGGACGACTGTGCGGCATCATCGCGTTGCTGCTCCTCTTTCGCACGCCGGCGTGCGCCGACCCGGTGCTGTTTCTGGTCGACGGCAACACGTCCAGCCTGTGGAGCGTCAATCCGACCAACGGCAGTGCGACTCAAGTCGGAAATCTGGGCGTCACGGCAAGCCTGATGGGGCTGGCGTACGATACGGTCAACGACCAGCTTTACATGACCAGCACCAGTGATATCAACAGCCAGCTTTACCGGGTGGACATGACGACCGGGCAAGCGAATCTGGTCGGCGACACCGGATTTCAGGCGATCACGGGTTTGACGTTTGATCCTGCATCTCAAGTGCTTTACGGTGGCAGCGGCGCCAGCGATTCACTGTTCACCTTGGACCGTGTGACCGGTGCGGCAACGACGGTCGGCAGCTTTGGCGTGGACATGCGTGGCCACGGTATGGGGTATGACCCGCAAACGCAACGGATCTTGATGACCGACGGTTTCCAGGATCGGCTTTTCGCCGTGGACAAGACGACCGGTGCGGCCACGGAGATCGGGGCAACCGGACTGGATAGTGTCGCGGCGTTGGCGTTTCACACGGGCGAGAATCGTCTATATGGGATCAACACCAATGACGATACACTGGTCCGGCTGAATACTTCGACCGGTGCAGGCGAGGTGGTCGGCAGCCTGGGTTTTGATGCCTTCAACGTTGGCCTCGCGTTCCGCCCTTCGGCCGTGCCGGAACCTTCGTCGGGGATGTTGCTCCTGACGCTCGGCGTCGTTGCAGTTTCGCGAACTCGGAGGCGAAGTCGACCGATCGGCGATGCCTCGATTCGTGCCGGCGATTCGGCGAACTTAAATTAA
- a CDS encoding ATP-binding protein, whose product MKQLRSALQSTSRSIFTYVVLVIVVTMLVSWTIAGTLIHRRSTVNRLSRNSADYHSATRLAISKIESELSLIRQNRYQSLIQASDAQVTEQTLRDTIRSTYIIDRHLEKIETIQQRFGELEFEATTRRLGEAIRSLHQASEGQQASAAFQSRALKLIGIRCIQLDRLHANAFRDDALKMQRFAESGTFLGLIFSLIGLGFAAIVTLLVFAKRAVTRRDQLERQIARRVTQAELLYLAVTMSEDTKSYRDALQKCVGIICRMTEWAVGHVYFPSQTEPPDTEPSQLVSADIWYLTDPQQFEAFRRASEETFFVTGECLPGRIWNTGQPVWIEEIQQDPGFVRKSLCESHGMKSAFGFPLVIDGKIAAVLEFFSQRAMPTDDVMLLMARSVGEQVGRVLERIQAEELERRHHERIEAELNEAKKELVVKTRLAAIGQVSAQVAHEIRNPLGAISNAIYYLKRSPQIDQEKKTQYLDLMNHEIGTCNEFINELLDITRRRKLDRQPTRLGDLIERVLSRHQMPQNIDLRVHCNPDPFECFVDGDQFVQVLQNLLNNSMDALQGAGGRIGITAQRVDDQDVITVYDSGPGIPAEDRTSVFDVLFTTKSSGTGLGLAICKQIVVQHGGSIQVADNHADGTEFQIRLPALATSSNSTAIKGP is encoded by the coding sequence ATGAAACAGCTTCGATCCGCCCTGCAATCCACCTCGCGGTCGATCTTCACTTACGTCGTCCTGGTGATCGTGGTCACGATGCTCGTCAGTTGGACCATCGCCGGTACGTTGATTCATCGACGCAGCACCGTTAATCGCCTCAGCCGAAACTCCGCCGATTACCATTCCGCGACGCGTCTGGCCATCTCAAAGATCGAATCCGAACTGAGCCTGATTCGACAAAACCGCTATCAATCCCTGATCCAGGCATCGGATGCGCAGGTCACCGAGCAAACACTTCGCGACACGATCCGATCGACCTACATCATCGATCGCCACCTGGAGAAAATCGAGACGATCCAACAGCGGTTCGGTGAACTTGAATTTGAAGCCACCACGCGGCGACTTGGCGAAGCGATTCGGTCGTTGCACCAAGCGAGCGAAGGGCAGCAGGCGTCCGCGGCGTTTCAATCCCGTGCCCTGAAATTGATCGGGATCCGTTGCATCCAACTCGATCGGCTCCACGCCAACGCCTTTCGTGACGACGCGCTCAAGATGCAACGGTTTGCCGAATCGGGAACATTCCTCGGGCTGATCTTCAGCCTGATCGGGCTCGGGTTTGCCGCGATCGTGACACTGCTGGTGTTCGCCAAACGTGCCGTCACCCGTCGCGACCAGCTGGAACGCCAAATTGCCAGGCGGGTCACGCAAGCCGAACTGCTGTATCTGGCGGTGACGATGTCCGAAGACACCAAGTCCTACCGCGATGCGTTGCAAAAGTGCGTCGGGATCATCTGCCGCATGACCGAGTGGGCGGTGGGACACGTTTACTTTCCGTCGCAAACCGAGCCGCCGGATACCGAGCCGTCGCAACTGGTCTCGGCGGACATTTGGTACCTGACCGACCCTCAACAGTTCGAGGCTTTTCGGCGGGCGAGCGAGGAAACGTTTTTCGTCACCGGCGAATGTCTTCCCGGTCGAATTTGGAACACCGGCCAACCGGTTTGGATCGAAGAGATTCAGCAGGATCCCGGATTCGTCCGCAAGTCATTGTGCGAATCCCATGGTATGAAAAGCGCTTTCGGGTTCCCGTTGGTGATCGACGGCAAGATTGCCGCGGTGCTGGAGTTTTTTAGCCAACGCGCCATGCCGACCGACGACGTCATGCTGTTGATGGCCCGCAGCGTCGGGGAACAAGTCGGACGCGTCCTGGAACGGATCCAGGCCGAGGAATTAGAGCGTCGCCATCATGAACGGATCGAAGCGGAGTTGAACGAAGCGAAAAAGGAACTGGTCGTCAAGACGCGTTTGGCAGCCATCGGCCAAGTCTCTGCGCAGGTCGCACACGAAATACGTAACCCGTTGGGGGCGATCAGCAACGCCATTTATTATTTGAAACGCAGCCCCCAAATTGACCAGGAAAAAAAGACGCAGTATCTGGACTTGATGAATCATGAAATCGGCACGTGCAACGAATTCATCAACGAATTGCTGGATATCACGCGGCGGAGAAAACTCGACCGACAACCGACCCGACTCGGCGACCTGATCGAACGTGTACTTTCCAGACACCAGATGCCACAAAACATTGATCTTCGGGTACATTGTAATCCTGACCCATTTGAGTGTTTCGTCGACGGCGACCAGTTCGTCCAGGTGCTACAAAACTTATTGAACAATTCGATGGATGCACTACAAGGGGCCGGCGGACGCATCGGAATCACCGCCCAACGCGTCGATGATCAGGACGTGATCACGGTTTACGATTCCGGTCCCGGGATTCCGGCTGAAGATCGCACGTCGGTGTTCGACGTCCTTTTCACCACGAAATCCTCCGGAACCGGTTTGGGGCTCGCGATTTGCAAACAGATTGTCGTCCAGCATGGCGGCTCGATCCAAGTCGCAGACAACCATGCCGACGGCACGGAGTTCCAGATCCGATTGCCGGCCCTCGCGACATCATCGAATTCCACCGCGATCAAAGGTCCGTAA
- a CDS encoding response regulator, giving the protein MNTIPKRRVLIADDEPGMRTTLADILTDNGYDVRTAENGKDAITKCLSEDYDVVLMDVRMPVVDGISAFREIRRSSQHVRVILMSAYGEEDLKHTALQDGAIAFLDKPLNLDTVIQLVADSTELSVMAITGDDSLVSILPQCLKSSAQKLTVVRNSDEAGALLGQVSFDVALIDVELGATDGLACYLALREISPTITAVMVSRSDAQIRQIAEEAVRRTAYTIVPKPIEPERLAEVMQTLRAQRVSGAIRKPDLGEPHDS; this is encoded by the coding sequence ATGAACACGATCCCCAAACGACGCGTCTTGATCGCCGATGACGAACCCGGAATGCGCACAACGCTGGCGGATATTCTGACCGACAATGGTTATGACGTCCGCACCGCCGAGAACGGAAAGGATGCGATCACGAAATGCCTGAGCGAGGATTATGACGTCGTTTTGATGGACGTCCGCATGCCCGTCGTCGACGGAATCAGCGCGTTTCGAGAGATCCGGCGATCGTCACAGCATGTCCGCGTCATCCTGATGAGCGCCTATGGCGAAGAGGACCTGAAACACACCGCACTGCAAGACGGGGCGATCGCGTTTTTGGATAAACCGTTGAATCTGGACACGGTCATTCAATTGGTCGCCGATTCCACCGAATTGTCCGTGATGGCGATCACCGGCGATGATTCTCTGGTGTCGATCCTGCCGCAATGCCTGAAATCATCGGCCCAGAAACTGACGGTGGTCCGCAACAGCGACGAAGCGGGCGCGTTGCTCGGACAAGTCAGCTTTGACGTCGCGCTGATCGACGTCGAACTGGGCGCGACCGACGGCTTGGCCTGCTACCTGGCCCTCCGCGAAATCTCGCCGACCATCACCGCGGTCATGGTCAGCCGATCCGATGCTCAGATCCGCCAAATCGCCGAAGAAGCCGTCCGCCGAACTGCGTACACGATCGTCCCCAAACCGATCGAACCGGAACGACTTGCCGAAGTGATGCAGACGTTGCGTGCCCAACGCGTCTCCGGCGCGATCCGCAAACCCGATCTGGGCGAACCTCACGACTCGTGA
- a CDS encoding hydroxypyruvate isomerase family protein, translating into MDRRQFSLGSAAAVLSSTLPGRNALADNPSQPFTLNYAPHFGMFTHSAGEDLLDQLRFAADQGFRAWEDNPMKDRSAEQQTAIAKEMERLGIQMGVISALKGVWKAVNFAGDDQDVRAQILKTMRGIVDVARRVNATYLTIVPGLADPKLPHEYQMANCIDLLQRCCDVVEPHGLVMVLEPLNRKTNHPGVLLHRSPQAYLICKAVARPSCKILFDIYHQQITEGNLIPNIDRCWDEIAYFQCGDNPGRREPGTGEINYRNVFAFLHRRGFGGVVGMEHKNAGQGLAGEMAVIQAYRSIDPAPNVSR; encoded by the coding sequence ATGGATCGACGTCAGTTTTCTCTCGGTTCGGCAGCCGCCGTGCTCTCGTCAACGCTGCCAGGTAGAAACGCCTTGGCCGACAATCCTTCGCAACCCTTCACATTAAACTACGCGCCGCATTTTGGCATGTTCACCCACTCGGCCGGTGAAGATTTGTTGGATCAGCTTCGTTTCGCCGCCGATCAGGGGTTTCGCGCCTGGGAGGACAATCCGATGAAGGACCGGTCGGCCGAGCAGCAAACCGCGATCGCGAAGGAGATGGAGCGGTTGGGAATCCAGATGGGCGTCATTTCGGCGCTCAAAGGTGTCTGGAAGGCGGTCAATTTTGCCGGAGATGATCAAGACGTCCGCGCACAGATCCTTAAAACCATGCGCGGGATCGTTGACGTGGCCCGACGTGTCAATGCGACCTACTTGACCATCGTTCCGGGGTTGGCAGATCCCAAACTGCCGCACGAATACCAAATGGCTAATTGCATCGACTTGTTGCAACGGTGCTGCGACGTGGTCGAACCGCACGGCTTGGTGATGGTGCTCGAACCGCTCAATCGCAAGACGAATCACCCCGGCGTTCTGCTGCATCGTTCGCCGCAGGCCTATTTGATTTGCAAAGCCGTCGCGCGGCCCTCGTGCAAGATCCTGTTTGATATCTACCATCAACAGATCACTGAAGGCAATTTGATCCCGAACATCGATCGATGCTGGGACGAGATCGCGTATTTTCAATGCGGTGACAATCCGGGACGCCGCGAGCCAGGCACCGGCGAAATCAACTACCGGAACGTCTTTGCTTTTCTTCACCGACGCGGTTTTGGGGGCGTCGTCGGGATGGAGCA